One genomic segment of Methanothermobacter tenebrarum includes these proteins:
- a CDS encoding ABC transporter permease has protein sequence MMWTITKWEIKSTFKSRKFLFIFIFQIVTLFLIIFIFSGVLQMMNTTEEITLTPSLGEFVSLDVNDPSGIIRDELNPKAVMIHPTSIRSPRENSLLLVDEYNGLPLNASLFLDYSTPMRNVVKEEVESAVERSSRKIANQIITSMKKEQVNVKEEAVGESLPLKLVNKVMVAILLILPLFMFGNLIIDSITGEKERKTGESLIAMPIPRSHIILGKSLAVIIIMGVQLLIWMIIIWVGFRIPNALIIYLVLLLTAFPVVGFTSLVAVYSKNYKEAGIGITLAYIIIIGFLIVPALAYISQKSGLGPLILIIKLLSLENITIFDMVSTVSILIFSSVIFYGLAVWLFEKDDIIFGPRPGVLRLLRGFL, from the coding sequence ATGATGTGGACTATAACAAAATGGGAGATCAAAAGCACATTCAAAAGCCGCAAATTCCTCTTCATCTTCATATTCCAGATAGTCACATTATTCTTAATAATATTCATTTTTAGTGGCGTACTCCAGATGATGAACACAACTGAGGAAATCACATTAACCCCTTCACTAGGTGAATTCGTATCCTTGGATGTTAATGACCCCTCTGGGATCATCAGAGATGAACTCAACCCCAAGGCTGTTATGATACACCCTACAAGTATAAGATCCCCAAGAGAAAATTCACTTTTACTTGTGGATGAATACAATGGACTACCATTGAATGCAAGCTTATTCCTAGATTATTCAACTCCAATGAGAAATGTTGTAAAAGAGGAGGTGGAAAGTGCGGTTGAAAGGTCCTCAAGGAAAATAGCCAACCAGATCATAACATCCATGAAAAAGGAACAAGTTAATGTTAAAGAAGAAGCTGTGGGTGAGTCACTGCCATTAAAACTTGTGAATAAGGTGATGGTTGCGATACTCCTAATCCTGCCTTTGTTTATGTTTGGGAATCTTATCATTGACAGTATCACGGGAGAGAAAGAAAGGAAAACGGGGGAATCACTTATTGCAATGCCAATCCCCCGGAGTCATATTATACTGGGAAAATCTCTTGCAGTTATAATAATAATGGGCGTTCAATTACTTATATGGATGATTATAATATGGGTTGGGTTTAGAATACCTAACGCCCTCATCATATATTTGGTTCTTCTTCTAACCGCATTCCCAGTTGTGGGATTTACAAGTTTGGTTGCTGTTTATTCCAAGAATTACAAGGAAGCTGGTATAGGTATAACATTAGCTTATATAATTATTATAGGTTTTCTTATAGTCCCAGCACTTGCATATATTTCCCAGAAGAGTGGTTTAGGCCCCTTAATTCTCATAATAAAGCTTCTAAGTTTAGAAAATATAACAATATTTGATATGGTATCAACGGTTTCGATTTTGATTTTTAGTAGTGTGATCTTTTATGGTTTGGCGGTGTGGCTTTTTGAAAAGGATGATATAATATTCGGTCCCCGTCCAGGTGTTTTAAGGCTATTAAGGGGTTTTCTATGA
- a CDS encoding ABC transporter ATP-binding protein has translation MIEVESLRKSFGKIIALDDISFHVDEGELLGIIGPNGAGKTTAIRIIACILHPDKGKVRVAGLDVTHDPIKVKSMIGYLPEEPNLYERFTARDLLKYFGELYGVPGDVLDDRVNELLELVGMEDRANDPINTFSKGLRQRIGIARALVHDPPILILDEPTMGLDPATAASIREFIRELKGDKTMILCTHYMEEADYLCDRVAILNQGRILDVGTPRELKSKIKGDLTLEISLIDPSRVDINLLEVEGVKNIRLDGNRLEISFKNRSIIPTIIGILGENVYSVNTRETSLDDVFIEMVKGS, from the coding sequence ATGATAGAAGTGGAATCTCTTAGAAAAAGTTTCGGAAAGATAATAGCATTGGATGATATCAGTTTCCATGTGGATGAGGGCGAGTTATTGGGTATTATAGGCCCTAATGGGGCTGGTAAAACCACTGCCATCAGGATAATTGCTTGTATTTTACATCCTGATAAGGGTAAGGTTAGAGTAGCTGGATTAGATGTCACACATGATCCTATTAAGGTTAAGTCTATGATAGGCTATCTCCCGGAGGAGCCGAACCTCTATGAACGGTTCACAGCAAGAGATCTTCTCAAATACTTTGGTGAATTATATGGGGTTCCAGGGGATGTTCTCGATGATAGGGTTAATGAATTATTGGAACTTGTGGGCATGGAGGACAGGGCGAATGATCCTATAAACACGTTCTCTAAGGGGTTGAGACAGCGTATTGGGATAGCTAGGGCGCTTGTACATGATCCTCCTATCCTCATATTGGATGAGCCTACAATGGGCCTCGACCCGGCCACAGCAGCTTCTATAAGGGAATTTATAAGGGAACTCAAAGGTGATAAGACTATGATACTCTGCACTCATTACATGGAAGAAGCTGACTACCTCTGTGACAGGGTCGCTATTTTGAATCAGGGGAGAATATTAGATGTGGGCACGCCCCGGGAGCTTAAATCGAAGATAAAAGGCGATCTGACATTGGAGATAAGTCTCATCGACCCTAGTAGAGTTGACATAAACCTTCTAGAAGTGGAGGGTGTGAAGAATATAAGATTGGATGGGAATAGGCTCGAGATTTCATTTAAAAATAGGAGTATTATCCCAACTATTATAGGAATTTTGGGGGAGAATGTTTATTCTGTGAATACAAGGGAAACTAGCCTGGATGATGTTTTCATAGAAATGGTTAAGGGTTCATGA
- a CDS encoding redox-regulated ATPase YchF, with translation MIEIGITGKPNVGKSSFFNAATLSKAEVASYPFTTIDSNRGVAYVTSQCPCKEFNIKCNPKNSICEDGVRFIPVELIDVAGLVPGAHEGRGLGNKFLDDLRQASVFLHVVDASGSTDEEGRPVEPGSYDPIKDVEFLEKEILMWLYGIIGKNWDRLIRKATSEKIDMAKVIYEQLSGVGVSVEDVIEASRKVGKDYHSWSNEDLLVFVDELLKIAKPSLIVANKADMASARENIERLKEKYPNVVPTSAEAELALKRAAKAGLIDYTPGDGDFKILDEGKLTKKQLSALEYIRENVLKVYGSTGIQEALNRAVFDLLDMIVVYPVEDEHKLSDKEGNILPDAFLIPRGSKPRDLAYLIHTEIGDSFMHAIDARKKMRIASDYKLQDRDIITIICK, from the coding sequence ATGATAGAGATTGGGATTACAGGAAAACCTAATGTAGGTAAATCTTCGTTTTTTAATGCAGCTACTCTTTCAAAAGCAGAAGTTGCATCATATCCTTTCACTACTATAGATTCGAACAGGGGAGTGGCATATGTAACTTCACAGTGCCCATGTAAAGAATTCAATATAAAATGTAATCCTAAAAATTCCATTTGTGAAGATGGTGTTCGTTTCATACCCGTCGAACTTATAGATGTTGCTGGTCTCGTTCCAGGAGCCCATGAGGGTAGGGGACTTGGGAATAAGTTCCTTGATGATCTAAGACAAGCTAGTGTTTTTCTCCATGTGGTAGATGCTTCTGGTTCTACCGATGAAGAAGGGAGACCAGTAGAACCGGGGAGTTATGATCCCATCAAGGATGTTGAATTTCTCGAAAAAGAAATTCTTATGTGGCTTTATGGTATAATAGGTAAAAACTGGGATCGATTGATTAGAAAGGCAACCTCTGAGAAGATCGACATGGCAAAGGTTATCTATGAACAACTTTCAGGTGTAGGTGTGAGTGTTGAGGATGTTATCGAAGCTTCAAGAAAGGTTGGAAAAGACTACCATTCATGGAGTAACGAAGATTTGCTTGTATTCGTGGACGAACTTCTCAAAATCGCGAAACCCAGTCTTATAGTTGCAAATAAGGCCGACATGGCATCTGCACGGGAGAACATAGAAAGATTAAAGGAGAAGTATCCTAATGTTGTCCCAACATCTGCAGAGGCTGAATTGGCACTGAAAAGAGCTGCCAAGGCTGGTCTAATAGACTATACGCCAGGTGATGGTGATTTCAAGATATTAGATGAGGGTAAACTCACCAAAAAGCAATTAAGTGCACTTGAATACATAAGAGAAAATGTTTTAAAAGTTTATGGGAGTACAGGTATACAAGAAGCCCTTAACAGGGCAGTGTTCGACCTACTTGACATGATAGTAGTCTACCCAGTAGAGGACGAACATAAATTATCAGACAAAGAAGGTAACATATTACCAGACGCATTTCTCATCCCCAGAGGCTCTAAACCCCGTGACCTCGCATATTTAATACATACTGAAATAGGAGATTCTTTCATGCATGCAATAGATGCCCGGAAAAAAATGAGAATAGCCTCAGACTACAAACTCCAAGATAGAGATATAATAACCATAATATGCAAATAA
- the glp gene encoding gephyrin-like molybdotransferase Glp encodes MFISELLPVKEAFRLLDENQRLTSEETIDLIDAHGRVNSRRLISKLDSPPFDKAAMDGYAIKAKDTFQARADNPITLKVIDSIGAGKVSNVKLKEGEAVKIATGAPIPEGADAVVMEEYTYKIGDKIEVLQPTSPGENIAPRGEDVKAGETILEPGTVMRPQELAITASAGYDTIEVYKKPRVKIIITGDELVEPGTKPRPGNIINSNKYTLKALVESAKASPTVEHSPDNPRVLEEKIEENIQGYDMIITTGGTAISKGDIVVDTVDKLGRVIFHGVAMRPGKPLAFGLVEDKPVFMLSGYPVAAMVQFDIFVRYYLLRMQNINYEHQLVERICQRKTPSKLGRTDYIRAFTDNKIVEPILISGSGIIKSMVKSNSYIVIEENSEGIDKNSKCNVLLFNSFKI; translated from the coding sequence ATGTTTATAAGTGAACTTTTACCAGTGAAAGAAGCCTTCAGATTATTAGATGAAAACCAAAGGCTCACCAGTGAGGAGACCATCGATCTTATCGATGCCCATGGCCGTGTGAACTCTAGGAGATTAATTTCAAAGTTGGATTCACCACCCTTTGATAAGGCTGCCATGGATGGTTATGCTATAAAGGCAAAGGACACATTCCAGGCCAGGGCGGATAATCCTATAACTTTAAAGGTTATAGATTCAATTGGTGCGGGTAAGGTTTCAAATGTTAAACTTAAAGAAGGGGAGGCTGTTAAGATAGCCACTGGCGCCCCAATACCTGAAGGTGCAGATGCTGTGGTCATGGAAGAATACACTTACAAAATAGGGGATAAAATCGAGGTTTTACAGCCCACTAGTCCAGGTGAAAACATCGCGCCAAGAGGAGAGGATGTAAAAGCTGGTGAAACCATACTGGAACCAGGAACTGTTATGCGCCCCCAAGAACTTGCAATCACAGCATCCGCAGGCTATGATACCATTGAAGTTTATAAAAAACCTAGAGTTAAGATTATCATCACAGGCGATGAACTCGTGGAACCCGGGACAAAACCAAGACCAGGAAATATAATAAATTCTAATAAGTATACTCTTAAGGCGCTTGTTGAAAGTGCAAAGGCATCACCGACTGTTGAACATTCACCAGACAATCCTAGAGTGTTGGAGGAAAAGATCGAAGAGAACATTCAAGGATATGATATGATAATAACAACTGGTGGAACCGCCATTAGCAAAGGCGATATCGTAGTGGATACAGTTGACAAGCTTGGCCGGGTCATCTTCCATGGAGTTGCAATGAGACCAGGAAAACCACTAGCTTTTGGTCTGGTAGAGGATAAGCCCGTGTTCATGCTCTCAGGGTATCCTGTGGCTGCTATGGTACAATTTGACATTTTCGTAAGATATTATCTGTTAAGGATGCAGAATATCAACTATGAGCATCAGCTAGTTGAGAGGATATGTCAACGTAAAACCCCATCCAAGCTTGGGCGGACAGATTACATACGTGCATTTACAGATAATAAAATAGTCGAACCGATACTTATAAGTGGGTCGGGGATCATAAAATCAATGGTAAAATCAAACAGTTATATTGTGATAGAAGAAAACAGCGAAGGAATAGATAAAAACTCAAAGTGCAATGTACTCTTATTCAATTCATTCAAAATCTAA
- a CDS encoding ferredoxin family protein, whose translation MAWFAGVPREEIEWYPTIDPEKCLKCGMCMNCGQNVYKWTKDGPVVAQPYKCVVGCTTCETLCQGEAISFPDKQKLREFYEEHGIWAKVKKELKKEGKLEPQE comes from the coding sequence ATGGCATGGTTTGCAGGTGTTCCACGGGAAGAAATAGAATGGTATCCTACCATAGACCCTGAAAAATGCCTGAAATGTGGAATGTGCATGAATTGCGGACAAAATGTTTATAAATGGACCAAGGACGGGCCAGTGGTTGCACAACCTTACAAATGTGTTGTTGGTTGCACAACCTGCGAAACACTTTGTCAAGGAGAAGCAATAAGCTTCCCAGACAAGCAAAAACTCCGTGAATTCTACGAGGAACATGGTATCTGGGCAAAAGTCAAAAAAGAACTCAAAAAAGAAGGTAAATTAGAGCCCCAAGAATAA
- a CDS encoding cobalt-precorrin-7 (C(5))-methyltransferase, with protein MVLYLVGAGPGSPDFVTPAAKKAVKKSDLVVGSERVLKLFDEKKEKITLNGENVKERLEEAVKRASKGETVSIISTGDPGFSGVLNPVNEIMKKLDIEVDVQVIPGISSIQLCAARLLLPWNNADILTLHGRKDDGILKVIDNGRPTIILPSKNPSETASFLIKNGVDPQRKVAICERLSYPDERVMRIKLKDVKNSKFSYMCVMVIY; from the coding sequence GTGGTACTATATCTTGTGGGGGCCGGGCCAGGATCACCAGATTTTGTAACACCAGCAGCGAAAAAAGCGGTTAAAAAATCTGACCTAGTCGTTGGAAGTGAAAGAGTCCTAAAATTATTTGATGAAAAAAAGGAAAAGATAACACTTAATGGTGAAAATGTCAAGGAAAGATTAGAAGAGGCTGTTAAAAGAGCTTCTAAAGGCGAGACGGTTTCAATCATTTCAACAGGGGATCCTGGATTTTCAGGCGTCTTAAATCCAGTTAATGAAATCATGAAAAAACTTGATATAGAAGTTGATGTTCAAGTTATCCCTGGTATCAGTTCAATCCAATTGTGCGCGGCCCGACTATTACTACCATGGAACAATGCAGATATCTTAACATTACATGGAAGAAAAGATGATGGAATACTCAAAGTCATTGACAATGGAAGACCCACAATCATATTACCATCAAAAAATCCTAGTGAAACAGCATCATTCCTAATAAAAAACGGCGTAGATCCCCAGAGAAAAGTTGCAATATGTGAAAGGCTAAGTTACCCTGATGAACGAGTCATGAGAATAAAACTAAAAGATGTTAAAAATTCAAAGTTCAGTTACATGTGTGTCATGGTGATATATTAG
- a CDS encoding site-2 protease family protein, which produces MDILLFYGIVFVLIWTLALLFRKKLKIEVYGPLLMRKTKRMRCLIDRIAQRYSRFWKWSVNIGIPIAFFFMFYMLYAIIASLKDIFVQPQASLIVPGVDIPGSPLFVPLSYGLIGLVIVIIVHEFAHGILARVEGVKIKSIGLLLLAIIPGAFVEPDEDDIKKLKRLPRLRIYAAGSIANLIIAFLCLLVFVGISSYAVPSTFEIDGVQIKSVVPGSPASHVLKDGMVIKSINGKPTNNLTNYEKVLKDIKIGEVITIQTDQGIFNLKTSRNPNNASRPYIGIRSTNNFEVKEPIKSIWGDEIPTLLLYLQDLFFWISILNFAVGTVNLLPAKPLDGGLMFEELLKSKLPNNLVDHIVSSVSVFVILVLAISIIWGTGRGILLMF; this is translated from the coding sequence ATGGATATTCTATTATTCTATGGGATCGTTTTTGTACTCATATGGACTTTAGCATTATTATTCAGGAAAAAATTAAAGATTGAAGTTTATGGACCCCTCCTCATGCGCAAAACAAAGAGGATGAGATGTCTTATTGATAGGATAGCCCAAAGGTATTCTAGATTCTGGAAATGGAGCGTGAATATAGGCATTCCCATAGCCTTCTTTTTCATGTTCTACATGTTATATGCCATCATAGCATCCCTCAAGGACATTTTCGTGCAACCACAAGCATCTTTAATCGTCCCAGGAGTGGATATCCCAGGAAGCCCCCTATTCGTCCCATTATCATATGGACTGATAGGACTAGTAATCGTAATAATAGTGCATGAATTTGCACATGGGATACTGGCAAGGGTCGAAGGGGTGAAAATAAAATCCATTGGCCTACTCTTACTTGCAATAATACCAGGGGCTTTCGTAGAACCAGATGAAGATGATATTAAAAAGTTAAAGAGGCTCCCAAGGCTGAGAATATACGCAGCAGGATCCATCGCAAACCTTATAATAGCATTTTTATGCCTACTCGTATTTGTTGGCATTTCATCCTATGCCGTGCCCTCAACCTTTGAGATAGATGGCGTGCAAATAAAAAGTGTGGTACCAGGGAGTCCAGCCAGTCACGTGCTAAAAGATGGTATGGTGATAAAAAGTATCAATGGCAAGCCTACTAATAATCTGACCAATTATGAGAAGGTTTTAAAGGATATAAAGATTGGGGAAGTTATAACAATACAAACAGATCAAGGTATCTTCAATTTAAAGACCTCAAGAAACCCAAATAATGCAAGCAGACCCTATATTGGTATAAGAAGCACTAATAACTTTGAAGTGAAGGAGCCCATAAAATCGATATGGGGAGATGAAATCCCAACTTTACTCCTCTACCTCCAAGATTTGTTCTTCTGGATTTCAATACTCAATTTCGCAGTGGGGACGGTGAATCTACTACCTGCAAAGCCACTCGACGGGGGTCTAATGTTCGAGGAACTTTTAAAATCCAAACTACCCAATAATTTAGTAGATCATATTGTAAGTTCTGTTTCAGTATTCGTCATCTTAGTATTGGCAATTAGCATAATATGGGGCACAGGCCGGGGCATCCTACTAATGTTCTAA
- a CDS encoding Hsp20/alpha crystallin family protein: MKLTYIPAAYITHSKGKYNITIELPGVKKENINLEITEQGFCLNAKGANFRYSGCWALAHRVNPEDVKAKFENGLLTIKIGLKEPLEGRKIEIR; encoded by the coding sequence ATGAAACTTACATATATCCCAGCAGCTTACATAACCCATTCCAAAGGCAAATACAATATAACAATAGAGCTGCCAGGAGTTAAAAAAGAGAATATAAACCTTGAAATCACAGAACAAGGATTCTGTTTAAATGCAAAAGGCGCAAATTTCAGATACAGTGGTTGCTGGGCGCTCGCCCATAGAGTAAACCCAGAAGATGTGAAGGCTAAATTCGAGAACGGACTACTAACTATAAAAATAGGGTTAAAAGAGCCGCTTGAAGGCCGTAAAATCGAAATCAGATAA
- a CDS encoding cation-transporting P-type ATPase, translated as MKIYQLPEEEVLKKLKTTKNGLSHSEAEKRLKKYGPNKLKEVKKKPIIFNFLENLYNILALILWAASFLAFISGTPQLGVAIISVIIINAIFSFWQEYEAEKAAEALKEILPLKAKVIRDGEEFETLAENIVPGDLLILEEGDNVPADARLIEAHELKVDNSTLTGESKPVRKVSHPVEEYDNYVETPNLIFAGTSITAGSGKAIVYRTGENTEFSKIAELTQEVKEEPSPLQKQIAGVARIIAIIAIIMGIILFIVNLYIIRLPPSLAFIFAIGLMVANVPEGLLPTVTLSLATSARKMVKDNALIKRLSSVETLGSTTIICTDKTGTLTRNEMTVRKVWVPYKIIDVTGTGYEPKGKFIWDGKSLTHKDMREIKLLMRAASFCNDAKLIQDGGEWHIIGDPTEAALLVAAKKIGFDRDQEMKKIPRITELPFDSKRKMMTSIHQKPHKKVAYVKGAPKRIISLSKWISVDGKPEPLTTEKRKEILKIHDELASQGFRMLAMAYRDLPDQLEDYKPDNVEKDLILVGMTALQDPPRENVKEAVRECQRAGIKIIMITGDYGLTAAAIAKEIGIIPDENYHIIKGKELDKMSDDELRDLLKRESNIIFARTVPGHKMRIAKVLEGEGEVVAMTGDGVNDAPALKKADIGVAMGSGTDVAKEAADMVLIDDNFATIVKAVKEGRTIYENIRKFITYIFSHETAEIVPFILMVLLGIPLPITVMQILAIDLGTDTLPALALGRSPPEADVMDKPPRPPHERLLNLPVILRGYLFIGAIEAILVMSGYFWVLYNGGWTLGKPLAFTNPLYLKATTMVFAGIVMAQVGNLLTCQTMKSSVFEIGLFKNRWIIWGILFELIILLSIVYVPQLQPIFGTAPLGFNEWAYLMSFIPIVFIADEARKAVSRHL; from the coding sequence ATGAAAATATATCAATTACCTGAAGAAGAAGTCCTAAAAAAATTAAAAACAACAAAAAATGGTCTAAGCCATTCAGAGGCCGAAAAACGCCTAAAAAAATATGGGCCCAACAAATTAAAAGAAGTTAAAAAGAAACCTATTATATTCAATTTCCTAGAGAACCTATACAATATCCTAGCCCTGATTTTATGGGCTGCTAGTTTCCTTGCCTTTATATCAGGCACTCCACAGTTAGGAGTTGCCATAATCTCCGTTATTATCATCAATGCCATTTTCAGCTTCTGGCAAGAATATGAAGCCGAAAAAGCAGCCGAGGCCCTTAAAGAGATTCTACCCTTAAAAGCAAAGGTTATAAGGGACGGTGAAGAATTCGAAACATTGGCCGAGAACATTGTCCCAGGAGACCTTTTAATCCTAGAAGAAGGGGATAATGTACCAGCAGATGCTAGGCTCATCGAAGCACACGAACTAAAAGTTGACAATTCAACACTAACCGGAGAATCCAAGCCAGTGCGAAAAGTATCCCATCCAGTAGAAGAATATGACAATTATGTCGAAACACCCAACCTAATATTTGCTGGTACAAGCATAACCGCGGGTTCCGGCAAAGCAATAGTATACCGCACCGGTGAAAATACAGAATTTAGTAAAATAGCCGAATTAACACAAGAAGTTAAAGAAGAACCAAGTCCCTTGCAAAAACAAATAGCAGGTGTTGCAAGGATAATAGCAATCATCGCAATCATAATGGGCATAATACTATTCATAGTCAACCTCTACATTATAAGGTTACCACCTAGTTTAGCATTTATTTTCGCAATCGGGCTAATGGTGGCTAACGTGCCCGAAGGATTGCTTCCAACTGTTACATTGTCCCTCGCGACTTCTGCTCGCAAAATGGTAAAAGATAACGCTCTCATAAAAAGATTATCCAGTGTCGAAACCCTTGGCTCCACCACCATAATATGCACAGATAAAACAGGCACATTAACCCGTAATGAGATGACAGTACGCAAAGTATGGGTACCCTACAAGATAATCGATGTAACAGGAACAGGCTATGAACCGAAAGGAAAATTTATATGGGATGGTAAATCCCTCACCCACAAGGATATGCGCGAAATAAAACTGCTTATGAGGGCAGCATCATTCTGTAATGACGCTAAACTAATACAAGATGGTGGTGAATGGCACATTATAGGAGATCCTACAGAAGCTGCGTTACTAGTAGCCGCCAAGAAGATAGGCTTTGACCGCGACCAAGAAATGAAGAAGATTCCAAGAATAACAGAACTCCCATTTGACTCCAAGAGGAAAATGATGACATCAATACACCAGAAACCTCATAAAAAAGTCGCATATGTGAAAGGCGCCCCAAAAAGAATAATCTCTCTCTCAAAATGGATATCAGTTGATGGAAAACCAGAACCACTAACCACCGAAAAAAGAAAAGAAATATTAAAAATCCATGACGAACTCGCATCTCAAGGCTTCAGAATGCTTGCAATGGCCTACAGAGACCTTCCAGACCAACTAGAAGATTACAAACCAGATAATGTCGAAAAAGATCTTATACTAGTAGGGATGACAGCACTCCAAGACCCTCCACGTGAAAATGTTAAAGAAGCTGTTAGAGAATGTCAAAGGGCAGGTATCAAGATAATCATGATAACCGGCGATTATGGTCTAACAGCAGCAGCAATAGCAAAGGAGATAGGGATAATCCCAGATGAAAACTACCATATAATAAAAGGGAAAGAATTGGACAAAATGTCAGATGACGAACTTAGAGATCTCCTAAAAAGAGAAAGTAATATAATATTCGCAAGAACCGTCCCAGGACATAAAATGCGCATAGCAAAGGTCCTAGAAGGCGAAGGAGAAGTAGTAGCAATGACAGGAGACGGAGTTAACGACGCCCCAGCCCTTAAAAAAGCCGATATAGGTGTTGCGATGGGAAGCGGGACTGACGTGGCCAAAGAAGCTGCTGACATGGTTTTAATAGATGATAACTTCGCCACTATAGTAAAAGCGGTTAAAGAGGGACGGACCATCTACGAGAACATTAGAAAATTTATAACCTACATTTTTTCACATGAAACCGCTGAAATAGTACCATTCATCCTAATGGTCTTGCTTGGAATACCACTCCCAATTACTGTAATGCAAATACTTGCAATAGACCTTGGAACAGACACTTTACCCGCACTGGCACTCGGCAGAAGCCCCCCTGAAGCCGATGTTATGGACAAACCTCCAAGACCACCCCATGAACGACTCCTGAATCTACCAGTTATACTCCGCGGATACTTGTTCATCGGGGCTATAGAGGCCATTCTTGTAATGTCAGGCTACTTTTGGGTGCTCTATAACGGTGGCTGGACACTGGGAAAACCATTAGCCTTTACTAACCCGTTATACCTTAAGGCCACTACAATGGTTTTCGCGGGTATAGTCATGGCCCAGGTAGGTAATCTTTTAACATGTCAGACTATGAAATCATCAGTTTTTGAAATAGGCTTATTCAAGAATCGTTGGATAATCTGGGGAATACTATTCGAGCTTATAATATTATTATCCATAGTTTATGTTCCTCAACTCCAGCCTATTTTTGGAACCGCACCCCTCGGATTCAATGAATGGGCATACTTAATGTCATTCATCCCCATAGTTTTTATAGCAGATGAAGCCCGAAAGGCAGTTTCCCGACATTTATAA
- a CDS encoding DUF169 domain-containing protein produces MVCEDATRLRTILGLEASPVGVKFIKDKMPENAKVLKKHRYCQGVMKARKGEEVLLPGDEISCPAAAHVFGFKELPKKLEEGRGLVGFGIVDKPDTGAKMFQGMKKLKRGFCNAIYLYPLDKVDEGPNVVIVEDLPERLMWIALAYLNLLGGERIRSSTAVLQAVCVDSTIIPFLESKLNMTYGCYGCREATDIKTEEAILGFPGKILPRIVEKLEYLKEKAIPRARAKKAFKSLERR; encoded by the coding sequence ATGGTATGTGAAGATGCTACTAGACTTCGTACTATCCTTGGATTAGAAGCATCACCAGTAGGTGTTAAATTCATCAAAGATAAGATGCCAGAGAATGCTAAGGTATTGAAAAAACACAGATATTGTCAAGGTGTCATGAAAGCAAGAAAAGGAGAAGAAGTATTGCTCCCAGGAGATGAAATTTCTTGTCCGGCAGCAGCACATGTATTCGGATTCAAGGAACTCCCAAAGAAACTCGAGGAAGGCCGTGGACTCGTTGGTTTCGGGATAGTTGATAAACCAGATACAGGCGCTAAAATGTTCCAGGGCATGAAAAAGTTAAAAAGGGGATTCTGTAATGCAATATATCTTTACCCCCTCGATAAAGTTGATGAAGGACCCAATGTGGTCATTGTAGAAGATCTTCCAGAAAGACTCATGTGGATAGCCCTAGCATACCTAAATCTTCTAGGCGGTGAAAGGATAAGAAGCTCCACAGCAGTTCTCCAAGCAGTCTGTGTGGATTCGACAATAATCCCCTTCCTAGAATCAAAACTTAACATGACCTATGGATGCTACGGATGCAGAGAAGCAACAGACATCAAAACAGAAGAAGCCATACTAGGCTTTCCAGGAAAAATACTCCCCAGGATAGTTGAAAAATTAGAATATTTAAAAGAAAAGGCCATACCACGGGCCAGAGCAAAAAAAGCTTTTAAATCGCTTGAAAGGAGATGA